A genomic stretch from Hoplias malabaricus isolate fHopMal1 chromosome 4, fHopMal1.hap1, whole genome shotgun sequence includes:
- the gfra4b gene encoding GDNF family receptor alpha-4 — MDLMGFYFFQLIFSALQVLLYAGRDCLLAGDSCSSDESCSPRLRTLRQCVAGDGSVKLGPGARSQCANAVSALLSSPLHGCQCRRGMKREKNCLSIYWSLHQSGIHGLNLVESYPYEAVEKAYDYVRLASITADSELGMSTVNRCLDAAKACNVDDLCQKLRTEYVSACIKPAGKSGLCNRSRCNKALRRFFDRVPAEHTHELLFCPCSDMACSERRRQTIVPSCSYESPEKPTCLSLMRTCKADYVCRSRLAQFQYDCQPEVQSTSGCKQANYAACLLAYTGLIGSPITPNYVDNSTSNVSPWCTCSASGNQREQCTEFLDYFTDNICLRNALLTFGNGMDLTPTPSQSQRLSPVTDSKARRTTPGPVAMETEQNVASPAIPTQNTENERLWGDSTIPFSTHPNSAAVSIHVCVPVLTCLLFVLLLISEQ; from the exons CTCTGCAGGTACTGCTGTATGCTGGTAGAGACTGTCTGCTGGCAGGGGACTCATGCTCCAGTGATGAAAGCTGCAGCCCTCGTCTCAGGACCCTGCGGCAGTGTGTGGCCGGAGACGGCAGTGTGAAGCTAGGCCCCGGGGCCCGGAGCCAGTGTGCCAATGCTGTGTCGGCTCTACTCTCTAGCCCCCTGCACGGCTGCCAATGCAGACGGGGCATGAAAAGGGAGAAGAACTGCCTCAGTATATACTGGAGTCTTCACCAGTCAGGAATACACG GGCTAAATCTGGTGGAGAGTTATCCATACGAAGCAGTGGAGAAAGCCTATGACTATGTCCGTCTAGCCTCCATCACTGCAG ACTCAGAGCTGGGGATGTCCACTGTGAACCGTTGTCTGGATGCAGCTAAGGCCTGTAATGTGGATGACCTATGTCAGAAGTTACGCACTGAGTATGTGTCAGCATGTATTAAACCAGCTGGAAAATCCGGCCTGTGTAACCGCTCTCGCTGCAACAAAGCCCTGCGGAGGTTCTTCGACAGGGTCCCGGCCGAACACACCCACGAACTACTCTTCTGCCCCTGCAGCGACATGGCCTGCTCTGAGAGACGCAGGCAGACCATCGTCCCAAGCTGTTCCTACGAAAGTCCAGAGAAGCCCACCTGCCTCTCTCTAATGAGAACCTGCAAAGCTGACTATGTCTGCAG GTCTCGTTTGGCCCAGTTTCAGTATGACTGTCAACCAGAGGTCCAGTCCACCAGCGGCTGCAAACAAGCCAACTACGCTGCCTGTCTACTGGCCTACACTGGACTTATAG GCAGTCCTATCACGCCTAACTACGTGGACAATTCCACGTCCAATGTGTCTCCATGGTGCACATGCTCAGCGAGTGGAAACCAGAGAGAGCAGTGCACAGAGTTTCTGGATTATTTCACCGACAACATCTGTCTCA GGAACGCTCTCCTGACATTTGGGAACGGAATGGACCTCACGCCCACTCCCAGCCAATCCCAGCGTCTAAGCCCTGTGACGGACTCAAAGGCACGCCGCACCACTCCCGGCCCCGTAGCCATGGAAACGGAACAGAACGTCGCCAGCCCAGCCATACCCACACAG aACACAGAGAATGAAAGACTTTGGGGTGACTCCACCATTCCCTTCAGCACACACCCTAACTCGGCTGCTGTGAGCATTCACGTGTGTGTGCCAGTGCTCACCTGCCTCCTCTTTGTTCTCCTGCTCATCTCTGAGCAGTGA